The following coding sequences lie in one Megalodesulfovibrio gigas DSM 1382 = ATCC 19364 genomic window:
- a CDS encoding M1 family metallopeptidase, with amino-acid sequence MPLLRCPAIYCAVALFSFLAYAPAWGTPQARPLTHRLEARLLPELARIDVHDIIELPKDFFQDVPQDTPPVLELRMARQVEVLQAVLHAPAEDGAPRQIAVPVEQENGRLRLLLPEQAAGGELHLHTRCVFQEDVDEAPANMDNPGFGVEGVIHPKGAMLLAGSGWHPVSAQPNGDRFHITVRAPAGMLAVTTGTLVAFSEADGESLSVWETMPVLGPLPLAAGWWEVQESREAGVRVLTCLTKDTAALASRYLEASARWIRFYERLHGPYPFAQFLVVENFLPTGYGFPGFTLLGSAVLRLPFIPDTSLRHEIAHCWWGNGVFVDYSQGNWCEGLASYVADYLGEEEKSPDAARDYRLRTLRRYAQLAAGPEDFPLARFASRMSPATQAVGYGKAMFVFHMIRTRLGDEAFWNALRTVYREWLFREAGWEDLRRAFVEHGGWDEEESRRFLQQWIARPGAPVLALDAVRRQRRTFADHDGWQVDGVLTQQEPAYALPVRLEVGMGNAVVTRTMSLPQARAAFSLETPGRPQAVIIDPDAHLFRLLDPQEIPATVDTLKGSATCTAVLGAGVPPAYREMLPTLLAGISQPRARIVEETSLQEADVHALGHRDLLFFGQPETPIGRQLLGRIPALPEAAATAMPDVHLLVMHGDHADMPRGVRGLVHLAPQASAQAVSRPAFLIGHYGRYSVLAFREGQAVFKDTWPPGDGGTVHRFTEE; translated from the coding sequence ATGCCCCTCCTGCGTTGCCCGGCGATCTATTGCGCCGTGGCCCTGTTTTCCTTCCTTGCGTACGCCCCTGCCTGGGGCACCCCGCAAGCGCGCCCGTTGACGCATCGACTGGAGGCGCGCCTGCTGCCCGAGCTCGCCCGCATCGACGTGCACGACATCATCGAACTGCCCAAGGACTTCTTCCAAGACGTCCCGCAAGACACCCCCCCGGTGCTGGAACTGCGCATGGCCCGGCAGGTGGAAGTGTTGCAGGCCGTCCTGCATGCTCCGGCGGAGGATGGCGCCCCCCGACAGATCGCCGTCCCTGTGGAGCAGGAAAACGGCCGCCTGCGACTTCTGCTGCCCGAACAGGCCGCAGGTGGCGAGCTGCACCTGCACACGCGGTGCGTTTTTCAGGAAGACGTGGATGAAGCCCCCGCCAACATGGACAATCCAGGATTCGGCGTGGAAGGCGTCATCCACCCCAAAGGCGCCATGCTCCTGGCCGGCAGCGGCTGGCATCCCGTCTCCGCCCAACCAAACGGCGACCGCTTCCACATCACGGTGCGCGCGCCGGCGGGCATGCTCGCAGTGACCACCGGCACCCTGGTGGCATTTTCGGAAGCTGACGGGGAGAGCCTCTCCGTCTGGGAGACCATGCCCGTCCTCGGCCCGTTGCCCCTGGCCGCCGGATGGTGGGAGGTGCAGGAGTCTCGCGAGGCCGGCGTGCGCGTCCTCACCTGTCTGACCAAAGACACCGCCGCCCTGGCGTCGCGCTATCTGGAGGCCTCGGCACGCTGGATCCGGTTCTACGAACGGCTGCACGGCCCCTACCCCTTTGCCCAGTTCCTGGTGGTGGAAAACTTCCTGCCCACGGGCTACGGCTTTCCCGGCTTCACCCTGCTGGGCAGCGCCGTGCTGCGATTGCCATTCATCCCGGACACCAGCCTGCGCCACGAAATCGCCCATTGCTGGTGGGGCAACGGCGTATTTGTGGATTACAGCCAGGGCAACTGGTGCGAGGGCCTGGCCTCCTATGTGGCGGACTACCTGGGCGAGGAAGAAAAATCCCCCGACGCCGCCAGGGACTACCGCCTGCGCACCCTGCGCCGCTACGCCCAACTGGCTGCCGGCCCCGAAGATTTTCCCCTGGCACGCTTCGCCTCGCGCATGAGCCCAGCCACCCAGGCCGTGGGCTACGGCAAAGCCATGTTCGTCTTCCACATGATCCGCACCCGCCTGGGAGACGAGGCCTTCTGGAACGCCCTGCGGACCGTATACCGCGAATGGCTGTTCCGGGAAGCCGGCTGGGAGGATCTGCGTCGCGCCTTTGTGGAGCATGGCGGCTGGGACGAGGAGGAAAGCCGGCGCTTCCTACAGCAATGGATCGCCCGGCCCGGCGCGCCCGTGCTGGCCCTGGACGCGGTGCGCCGCCAGCGACGAACCTTTGCCGACCACGACGGGTGGCAGGTGGATGGCGTACTGACGCAGCAGGAACCGGCCTACGCCCTGCCCGTGCGCCTGGAAGTCGGCATGGGCAACGCCGTTGTGACGCGGACAATGTCCCTGCCGCAAGCCCGGGCGGCCTTTTCCCTGGAAACACCGGGCAGGCCGCAGGCCGTGATCATTGATCCGGACGCCCACCTGTTCCGGCTGCTCGACCCGCAGGAAATTCCCGCCACCGTGGACACCCTCAAGGGCTCGGCCACCTGCACCGCCGTGCTGGGCGCAGGAGTGCCGCCGGCATACCGGGAGATGCTGCCCACCCTGCTGGCCGGAATTTCCCAGCCGCGCGCCCGCATCGTGGAGGAAACCTCCCTGCAGGAAGCCGACGTGCACGCCCTGGGGCATCGGGACCTGCTGTTCTTCGGCCAGCCGGAAACCCCCATCGGCCGGCAGTTGCTGGGGCGAATCCCTGCCCTGCCCGAGGCCGCCGCAACCGCCATGCCGGACGTGCACCTGCTGGTCATGCACGGCGATCATGCCGACATGCCCCGCGGCGTGCGCGGGCTGGTGCACCTCGCGCCCCAGGCCTCCGCGCAGGCGGTCTCGCGTCCGGCCTTCCTCATCGGCCATTACGGCCGCTACAGCGTGCTTGCCTTCCGCGAGGGGCAGGCCGTGTTCAAGGACACCTGGCCCCCCGGCGACGGGGGCACCGTCCACCGCTTCACGGAAGAATGA
- a CDS encoding MBOAT family O-acyltransferase, whose protein sequence is MLFSSMFFLGAFLPAVLAGHTLLQWLAQRDGAAHRVWQEAANAFLLAASLVFYAWGEPRHLLVLGASIGLNYAAGLAVASLRTGNRQHRAVAVAVVLNLGLLIYYKYMNFFMDAAGMGLAERIAQPLGVSFFTFRGISYVLDVSRGVTRASRSPLTFGCYMALFPQLVAGPIDRHPLLAPQLAARRLDCEGFAEGARRFILGLAKKALLADTLAKVADAAFNAPAQELSWTMAWVGLVCYTLQIFFDFSGYTDMAVGLARMLGLRIAENFNYPYIARSVREFWQRWHMSLSSWFRDYLYIPLGGNRRGSARTAFNLFMVFFLCGMWHGAGWAFIAWGAYHGLCISLERFFPVFFDRMPRLLQHGYLMLAIMLGWTLFRAPTLAAALDYYGALVGLSTPGEAVKEVLWHLHGVDVQAALLLGVLFSLPTASWIAQRLPAGLAASPVFALARTAALAVLFAVSMAPLAGKTFQPFIYAQF, encoded by the coding sequence ATGCTCTTTTCCAGCATGTTTTTCCTGGGGGCGTTCCTGCCTGCCGTGCTGGCCGGGCACACCCTGTTGCAGTGGCTGGCCCAGCGGGACGGCGCGGCGCATCGCGTCTGGCAGGAGGCGGCCAACGCCTTCCTGCTGGCCGCCAGTCTGGTCTTCTATGCCTGGGGCGAACCGCGGCATCTGCTGGTGCTGGGGGCGTCCATCGGCCTGAACTACGCCGCCGGCCTGGCCGTGGCCTCCCTGCGGACCGGGAACCGGCAGCACAGGGCCGTCGCTGTGGCCGTGGTGCTGAATCTGGGGCTGCTCATCTATTACAAGTACATGAATTTCTTTATGGATGCAGCCGGGATGGGCCTGGCGGAGCGCATTGCCCAGCCCCTGGGGGTGAGCTTTTTCACCTTCCGCGGCATCAGCTACGTGCTGGACGTGTCTCGCGGCGTCACCCGGGCCAGCCGTTCGCCGTTGACCTTCGGCTGCTACATGGCGTTGTTCCCGCAGTTGGTGGCCGGTCCCATCGATCGGCATCCCCTCCTGGCTCCGCAGCTTGCCGCCCGTCGTCTGGACTGCGAGGGCTTTGCCGAAGGCGCGCGGCGGTTCATCCTCGGGCTGGCCAAAAAGGCCCTGCTGGCGGACACCCTGGCCAAGGTGGCAGATGCCGCCTTCAACGCCCCGGCTCAGGAACTTTCCTGGACCATGGCCTGGGTTGGCCTCGTCTGCTACACCCTGCAGATCTTCTTCGATTTCAGCGGCTATACGGACATGGCCGTGGGGCTGGCCCGCATGCTGGGCCTGCGCATCGCCGAAAACTTCAACTATCCGTACATCGCCCGCAGCGTGCGGGAATTCTGGCAGCGTTGGCACATGTCGCTGTCCAGCTGGTTTCGGGATTACCTGTACATCCCCCTGGGCGGCAACCGGCGCGGCTCGGCGCGCACGGCCTTCAATCTGTTCATGGTCTTCTTCCTGTGCGGCATGTGGCACGGCGCAGGCTGGGCCTTCATCGCCTGGGGGGCGTACCATGGCCTGTGCATCAGCCTGGAGCGATTCTTCCCTGTCTTTTTCGACAGGATGCCCCGCCTGCTGCAGCATGGGTATCTGATGCTGGCCATCATGCTGGGCTGGACGCTGTTCCGTGCGCCCACCCTGGCCGCGGCCCTGGACTATTACGGCGCGCTGGTTGGCCTCTCCACGCCCGGGGAGGCGGTGAAGGAAGTCCTGTGGCACCTGCACGGCGTGGACGTGCAGGCGGCCCTGCTCCTGGGCGTGCTCTTCTCCCTGCCCACGGCGTCATGGATTGCCCAGCGCCTGCCCGCGGGGCTGGCGGCGTCACCGGTGTTTGCCCTGGCCCGCACGGCGGCGCTGGCCGTGCTGTTTGCCGTCAGCATGGCTCCTCTGGCGGGCAAGACCTTCCAGCCGTTCATTTATGCCCAGTTCTAG
- the gluQRS gene encoding tRNA glutamyl-Q(34) synthetase GluQRS — protein sequence MPSSSRAPTGRLAPSPTGRLHLGNAWAMLLAWLAARSRGGRVILRMEDIDTVRARPAFAGQMQRDLEWLGLDWDEGPHFQSHHLDRYEAAMEDLRRRGLVYPCYCTRKELRGLASAPHAGEVGPVYPGTCAGLSSGDCAAREAQGRRPAWRLRCSDEPATFVDARRGEQRIAPASLGDVALRRSDGVWAYQLAVTVDDAAMGVTQVVRGEDLLDSTPWQVFLLGLLGAPAPQYLHVPLLVDASGERLAKRHGSVELAALREAGVRPAAVIGWLGARAGLLDTPIPMPCAAGELIPRFTPAALPSGPVSTPDGIAALLRRLG from the coding sequence ATGCCCAGTTCTAGTCGTGCTCCCACGGGCCGACTGGCCCCCAGTCCCACGGGCCGGCTGCATCTGGGCAACGCCTGGGCCATGCTGCTAGCCTGGCTGGCGGCCCGCAGCCGCGGCGGCCGGGTGATTCTGCGGATGGAAGACATCGACACCGTGCGCGCCAGGCCGGCCTTTGCCGGCCAGATGCAGCGCGATCTGGAATGGCTGGGCCTGGATTGGGACGAGGGACCGCATTTCCAGAGCCATCACCTGGATCGGTACGAGGCCGCCATGGAGGATCTGCGGCGGCGCGGGCTGGTCTATCCCTGCTACTGCACCCGTAAGGAGTTGCGCGGCCTGGCCTCCGCACCGCATGCCGGCGAGGTCGGGCCGGTGTATCCCGGCACCTGCGCCGGTCTTTCGTCCGGGGACTGCGCCGCCCGGGAGGCCCAGGGCCGGCGGCCGGCATGGCGGTTGCGGTGTTCCGACGAGCCGGCAACCTTTGTGGATGCGCGTCGCGGCGAGCAGCGCATTGCCCCGGCCAGCCTGGGGGACGTGGCCCTGCGGCGTTCGGACGGCGTCTGGGCCTATCAACTGGCCGTCACCGTGGATGATGCCGCCATGGGCGTGACCCAGGTGGTGCGCGGCGAAGATCTGCTGGACTCCACGCCCTGGCAGGTGTTCTTGCTGGGATTGCTGGGCGCGCCCGCCCCGCAGTATCTGCACGTGCCCCTGCTGGTGGATGCGTCCGGGGAGCGTCTGGCCAAGCGGCACGGCAGCGTGGAACTGGCAGCCCTGCGAGAGGCCGGGGTACGGCCGGCGGCCGTCATCGGCTGGCTGGGAGCCCGGGCCGGCCTGCTGGACACGCCCATCCCCATGCCCTGCGCCGCGGGCGAACTCATTCCCCGGTTCACGCCAGCGGCATTGCCCTCGGGACCGGTCTCGACACCCGACGGCATTGCCGCCCTGCTGCGCCGGCTTGGCTAG
- a CDS encoding C25 family cysteine peptidase, producing MLYGADGKAIVELPGTQQDTKTIGAPMLPLMLSRLYVPAGQHVDTVEVSFGAMQALPGTYTLAHAVSPQPLSMGNTSLPAALPNPTIYGSNQPYPSQTWARASDQHLHGYRIVTTELRPVRYLPASGVVEYATSIKVTVHTSVQKNAVATDLQPRRSGTDLQDVLNLIDNGDAVPFDVQKNALPLDSSRQFLVITTNALKSAFTPLLTHRASSAGGGFTTYITTVEDIASGQSGRDLAEKMRNYIKGCYTNYGTQYVVLGGDADGPQASQAVPTRGCPATVGSYSDSYIPTDYYYACLDGTWDNDNDNIFGESTDGVSGGDIDWLAEVAVGRIPADTTQEVQNAINKIIAYDTASAPYKALLVGENLDSTPTWGGDKMDYVYEAMNAMPRDTLYDRDAASNDWPKSELISLLSGNAYSIVFHLGHSNVTYNMKMSNSDLDSITNTKYQFIYSQGCYSNSYDGRTTTVGSYSSSDSIGEDFLVRNTKNAFAYIGNSRYGWYNFGQVYNGASNLVHRRFAEAVFQSSIRRLGPANNQSKASLNYSDGVYRWLGFEINLMGDPASQLKLSCTDSTLAVAITTPAAQFTARVNTAQQLTAQVVTGCGTALTGGTVQATFSTGQTAVTLYDDGAHQDGVANDGTYGGSWTPNAAGNVTITIRASKSGYTAATATVSGTVNQAFAYVMQAGTYNWVDDSTATTIISSGDDTVVSLNLGFSFPFFDGVYSSVYVCSNGFLSFTTSSPYYSNTAIPNTANPNAMIAPFWDDLVVTSSLGGRVTAQQLGASPNARMVITWGNIRHYGESVTSAPATFQVVLDERTGTITMQYANVTFATSSYTGGGNATVGIENLDGSEGLQYSYNQASLSANQALVFLPQGVTDSAAETIVPTLYLLLQ from the coding sequence GTGCTATACGGTGCCGACGGCAAAGCCATCGTGGAATTGCCAGGGACACAACAGGACACCAAGACCATTGGCGCGCCCATGCTGCCCCTCATGCTGTCACGATTGTATGTTCCTGCAGGCCAGCATGTGGACACTGTGGAAGTCTCATTTGGTGCAATGCAGGCGTTGCCCGGCACATATACGCTGGCTCATGCCGTTTCGCCGCAACCATTGAGCATGGGCAACACCTCGCTGCCTGCGGCACTGCCCAACCCCACCATTTACGGCAGCAACCAGCCCTACCCCAGCCAGACATGGGCCAGGGCGTCGGATCAGCACCTGCATGGTTATCGGATCGTCACCACCGAGCTCAGGCCGGTGCGGTATCTTCCGGCTTCGGGCGTTGTGGAATACGCCACCTCCATCAAGGTGACCGTGCATACATCCGTGCAAAAAAATGCCGTGGCGACAGACTTGCAACCCCGGCGCAGCGGCACGGATCTGCAGGACGTTTTGAATCTGATCGACAACGGGGACGCCGTCCCTTTTGACGTCCAGAAAAACGCCCTCCCGCTGGACAGCAGCCGCCAGTTTTTGGTCATCACCACCAATGCCCTCAAGTCCGCCTTCACTCCCCTGCTCACGCACCGCGCCTCCAGCGCCGGCGGCGGGTTCACCACGTACATCACCACAGTGGAGGACATCGCCAGCGGCCAGAGCGGGCGGGATCTGGCGGAAAAAATGCGCAACTACATCAAGGGCTGCTACACGAATTACGGCACGCAGTATGTGGTGCTGGGCGGCGATGCGGACGGTCCGCAAGCCTCCCAGGCCGTGCCCACCCGGGGCTGCCCAGCCACTGTTGGCTCCTACTCCGACAGTTATATCCCCACGGACTATTACTATGCCTGCCTTGACGGCACCTGGGACAACGACAACGACAACATTTTCGGTGAATCCACCGACGGCGTAAGCGGTGGCGACATCGACTGGCTGGCCGAAGTGGCCGTGGGCCGCATTCCCGCGGACACAACCCAGGAAGTGCAGAACGCCATCAACAAGATCATCGCCTACGACACGGCATCCGCACCATACAAGGCCCTGCTGGTGGGGGAAAATCTTGACAGCACCCCCACCTGGGGCGGCGACAAGATGGATTACGTGTACGAGGCCATGAACGCCATGCCCCGGGACACGCTGTACGACCGCGATGCAGCATCCAACGACTGGCCCAAAAGCGAACTGATCTCCCTGCTCTCTGGCAACGCCTACAGCATCGTCTTCCACCTTGGGCACTCGAACGTCACGTACAACATGAAGATGTCCAACTCGGACCTCGACAGCATCACCAACACGAAATACCAATTCATCTACAGCCAGGGCTGCTACTCCAATTCCTATGACGGCCGCACCACCACGGTCGGCTCCTATTCCTCCTCCGACAGCATCGGGGAAGATTTTCTGGTCCGCAACACCAAGAACGCCTTCGCCTACATCGGGAACTCACGATACGGCTGGTATAATTTCGGTCAGGTTTACAATGGCGCTTCCAACCTGGTGCACCGTCGTTTTGCCGAAGCCGTGTTCCAGTCCTCCATCCGCCGCCTTGGCCCTGCCAACAACCAGTCCAAGGCGTCCCTCAACTATTCGGACGGGGTGTACCGCTGGCTGGGGTTTGAAATCAACCTGATGGGCGACCCGGCCTCCCAGCTCAAACTTTCCTGCACCGACAGCACCCTGGCCGTGGCCATCACCACCCCCGCGGCGCAATTCACGGCGCGCGTCAATACCGCGCAACAACTGACTGCCCAAGTGGTCACGGGATGCGGCACCGCCCTGACGGGCGGCACGGTGCAGGCCACGTTCAGCACAGGCCAGACCGCCGTCACCCTGTACGACGATGGCGCGCACCAGGACGGCGTGGCCAACGACGGCACCTACGGCGGCAGCTGGACACCAAACGCCGCCGGCAACGTGACCATCACCATCCGGGCCTCCAAAAGCGGCTACACCGCAGCAACGGCAACTGTTTCCGGCACCGTAAACCAGGCGTTCGCGTACGTCATGCAGGCCGGCACCTACAACTGGGTGGACGATTCCACCGCCACCACCATCATCTCTTCTGGCGATGATACCGTTGTCTCCCTGAATCTCGGGTTCAGCTTCCCCTTCTTCGACGGTGTGTATTCCTCGGTGTACGTCTGCAGTAACGGCTTCCTGTCGTTCACCACGTCCTCCCCGTACTACAGCAACACGGCCATCCCCAACACGGCGAACCCCAATGCCATGATCGCCCCGTTCTGGGACGATCTGGTCGTGACCAGCTCCCTGGGCGGCCGGGTGACGGCCCAGCAGCTGGGCGCCTCGCCCAATGCCCGCATGGTCATCACCTGGGGCAACATTCGCCATTACGGGGAATCCGTCACCAGTGCGCCGGCCACCTTCCAGGTCGTTCTCGATGAGCGGACCGGCACAATCACCATGCAGTACGCCAACGTCACCTTTGCCACCAGCAGCTACACCGGCGGCGGCAACGCCACCGTGGGCATTGAGAACCTCGACGGCAGCGAGGGGCTGCAGTACTCATACAATCAGGCCAGCCTCAGCGCCAATCAGGCCCTCGTCTTCCTGCCGCAGGGCGTCACGGACAGCGCCGCCGAGACGATCGTCCCGACGCTGTACCTCCTGCTGCAGTAG
- a CDS encoding hybrid sensor histidine kinase/response regulator, with protein MSDLPAVRAIVAFLAYPEGEALTGVLIGLLLGLGVWALMLYREIGRRRRTEAALRQEQDRLRQTLAAACDASWELDAENGVFSPREAWRSMLGYGPRQDADTVRTFEALLHPEDRPRLQEAVQAVVRGDAPGMAVEIRLMNAAGQWQWTCCRGAPILRDGQGRVLRLGGGLTDIHARKDAAAACRAGVRKLDAVLKTLPLHLYWKDAALRLDGCNGWSLLDQTAPLRQDACSRAWQPDPRRELLERQVLATGVPVLDLHEVTHPETGEGHTVQVHLLPLPGDGPQPGGVLGMCHDVTQRLALERDLQFAKQKADAANLAKSRLLAAMSHEIRTPMNAILGMAEMLRETRLDREQEGFVQVLTTSGESLMAIINNILDFSRAESGQMQPEHAPFRPAEVLTRLRDLFALRCQTKGLRLEFILDPALPDLLLGDALRLQQILSNLLENAVKFTSAGSLRVQATLLRQQEQGAEVLFEVADTGPGIPESRQQAVFEHFVQVDESTTRQYGGSGLGLALCRELARLLGGQLWLESEVGQGSTFFLALGFGVPPSDMADSASAAARRRPSAPGVPATADTCHVLLVEDSEFNAFVVASYLKGTACRVTIASNGEEGLKAYAKGTFDVVLMDMQMPVMDGYTATRAIRDLEAAEGLPVTPVLAMTAHAMDEQRERSLTAGCSAHLAKPVSRRDLLQAIARFTGKQVLRGAAVAAESLEIDAGSAGMLEALPPQDTCPIVEADAIMQDGSPIPVCVDPELKDLAPTFLQAIQSKISPFRRALLPEDMEALSRLGHQLKGEGAAFGFPILGELGAQLEGAALRGDSDGAAAVLDRLQDVLDRIVMV; from the coding sequence ATGAGCGATTTGCCCGCAGTGCGCGCCATCGTGGCGTTTCTGGCGTATCCCGAGGGGGAGGCGCTCACCGGCGTGTTGATCGGGCTGTTGCTGGGCCTGGGCGTCTGGGCGCTGATGCTGTATCGGGAAATCGGGCGGCGTCGGCGGACCGAAGCTGCCTTGCGGCAGGAGCAGGACCGCCTTCGGCAAACCCTGGCTGCCGCCTGCGATGCGTCCTGGGAGCTGGATGCCGAAAACGGCGTGTTCAGCCCGCGTGAGGCCTGGAGGTCCATGCTGGGCTATGGCCCGCGCCAGGATGCCGACACCGTGCGCACCTTCGAGGCCTTGCTGCATCCTGAAGACCGTCCCCGCCTGCAGGAGGCGGTGCAGGCGGTTGTCCGTGGCGACGCGCCGGGCATGGCCGTGGAAATTCGTCTCATGAACGCCGCCGGGCAGTGGCAGTGGACGTGCTGCCGTGGCGCGCCGATCTTGCGAGACGGTCAGGGCCGGGTGTTACGTCTCGGTGGTGGATTGACGGACATCCACGCCCGGAAAGACGCTGCCGCGGCCTGTCGGGCCGGTGTGCGCAAGCTCGATGCCGTGCTCAAGACGCTGCCGCTGCATTTGTATTGGAAGGATGCCGCGCTGCGCCTTGACGGCTGCAATGGCTGGTCCTTGCTGGATCAGACAGCGCCCCTCAGGCAGGATGCCTGCTCGCGCGCGTGGCAGCCTGATCCGCGGCGCGAGTTGCTGGAACGTCAGGTGTTGGCCACGGGCGTGCCGGTGCTGGATCTGCATGAGGTGACGCATCCGGAAACAGGGGAGGGGCACACCGTGCAGGTGCATCTGCTGCCCCTGCCGGGCGATGGCCCCCAGCCCGGCGGCGTGTTGGGCATGTGCCACGACGTGACGCAACGGCTGGCCCTGGAGCGCGATCTGCAATTTGCCAAGCAGAAGGCCGATGCGGCCAATCTCGCCAAATCCCGCCTGCTGGCGGCCATGAGCCACGAGATCCGTACGCCCATGAACGCCATCCTGGGCATGGCCGAAATGCTGCGCGAAACCCGGCTGGATCGTGAGCAGGAGGGGTTTGTGCAGGTGCTGACGACCTCGGGCGAGTCGCTCATGGCCATCATCAACAATATTCTGGACTTCAGCCGTGCGGAATCCGGCCAGATGCAGCCGGAGCACGCCCCGTTCCGCCCGGCGGAAGTGCTGACCCGGCTGCGGGATCTGTTTGCCCTGCGCTGCCAGACCAAGGGACTGCGGTTGGAATTTATCTTGGACCCGGCCCTGCCGGATCTGCTCCTGGGCGACGCCTTGCGGCTGCAGCAAATCTTGTCGAATCTGCTGGAGAATGCCGTCAAGTTCACCTCGGCGGGGAGTCTTCGCGTGCAGGCCACGTTGTTGCGTCAGCAGGAGCAGGGGGCGGAAGTGCTGTTCGAGGTGGCAGATACCGGCCCCGGCATTCCAGAATCCAGGCAACAGGCTGTTTTTGAACACTTTGTCCAAGTGGACGAGTCCACCACCCGGCAGTATGGCGGCAGTGGCCTGGGGCTGGCCCTGTGCCGCGAGCTGGCCCGGCTGCTGGGGGGGCAGCTCTGGCTGGAAAGCGAGGTGGGCCAGGGGAGCACCTTTTTCCTTGCCCTGGGGTTCGGGGTGCCCCCGTCAGACATGGCCGACTCGGCGTCGGCAGCGGCCCGGCGTCGGCCTTCTGCCCCCGGCGTGCCCGCAACCGCGGATACCTGCCACGTCCTGCTTGTGGAAGACTCTGAATTCAATGCCTTTGTGGTGGCCTCGTATCTCAAGGGCACCGCCTGTCGCGTCACCATCGCCAGCAATGGCGAGGAAGGACTGAAGGCGTATGCAAAGGGGACCTTCGACGTGGTGCTCATGGACATGCAGATGCCGGTGATGGACGGCTACACCGCCACCCGCGCCATCCGCGATCTGGAAGCGGCCGAGGGCCTGCCTGTCACCCCCGTGCTGGCCATGACCGCCCACGCCATGGACGAGCAGCGGGAGCGGAGCCTGACGGCCGGCTGCTCGGCCCATCTGGCCAAGCCGGTGAGCCGGCGGGACTTGCTGCAGGCCATCGCCCGGTTCACGGGCAAGCAGGTGCTGCGGGGCGCTGCGGTGGCGGCAGAGTCCCTGGAGATCGACGCAGGCAGCGCGGGCATGCTCGAGGCACTCCCGCCGCAAGACACCTGCCCGATTGTGGAAGCAGACGCCATCATGCAGGACGGCAGCCCCATCCCCGTGTGCGTGGACCCGGAGCTCAAGGATTTGGCGCCCACGTTCCTGCAGGCCATACAGTCCAAAATTTCCCCGTTCCGCCGCGCCCTGCTTCCGGAGGACATGGAGGCCCTGTCCCGGCTGGGACATCAGCTCAAGGGAGAAGGGGCAGCCTTCGGGTTTCCGATTCTGGGTGAACTTGGGGCCCAGCTCGAAGGGGCAGCCCTCCGGGGCGACAGTGATGGGGCGGCCGCAGTGCTGGACCGCCTGCAGGACGTGCTGGACCGCATCGTGATGGTGTGA
- a CDS encoding AraC family transcriptional regulator — MNSRNEAQLWTPPGHPGFRLFKARFTSFVFDRHAHEEFALGVIEEGGQRFVHKGARHEAPPLSIISVNPDEVHDGQSATCDGYAYRMLYVGIPTLEALFDGAFRGRDLHAFKSPVTVDAPLARSLDQALRVVELQPERLDELLLPMLHTLFSRHAFPRLAVPCARHDAAVRQAREYLRAHALENPTLDALAREVGLSKFHLLRVFKEATGLAPHAWLLRHRVQLGRKALEQGRTPAEAAALAGFADQSHFTRRFKAVHGLTPGAFAAMR; from the coding sequence ATGAACTCCCGTAACGAAGCCCAGCTCTGGACACCGCCCGGGCACCCGGGATTCCGGCTCTTCAAGGCCCGTTTCACGTCCTTTGTCTTCGACCGCCACGCCCACGAGGAATTCGCCCTGGGCGTCATCGAGGAAGGCGGTCAACGCTTTGTGCACAAGGGGGCGCGGCACGAGGCGCCGCCCTTGTCCATCATCAGCGTCAATCCCGATGAAGTGCACGACGGCCAGTCCGCCACCTGCGATGGCTACGCCTATCGCATGCTCTACGTCGGTATTCCCACACTGGAAGCGTTGTTCGATGGTGCGTTTCGGGGCCGGGATCTGCATGCGTTCAAAAGCCCCGTCACTGTGGATGCGCCCCTGGCCCGCAGTCTGGACCAGGCCTTGCGGGTGGTGGAACTGCAGCCCGAGCGTCTCGACGAGCTGCTGCTGCCCATGTTGCACACCCTCTTTTCCCGTCATGCCTTTCCCAGGCTCGCCGTACCCTGTGCCCGGCACGACGCTGCCGTGCGCCAGGCCCGGGAGTACCTGCGGGCGCATGCCCTGGAAAATCCCACGCTGGATGCCCTGGCCCGCGAGGTTGGCCTGTCCAAGTTTCATCTGCTGCGGGTGTTCAAGGAGGCCACTGGCCTGGCGCCGCATGCCTGGCTGCTGCGGCACCGCGTGCAGTTGGGCCGCAAGGCGTTGGAGCAGGGACGCACCCCGGCAGAGGCTGCCGCCCTGGCCGGATTTGCCGATCAAAGCCACTTCACCCGGCGCTTCAAGGCCGTGCACGGCCTCACCCCCGGGGCGTTCGCCGCCATGCGTTGA